A genomic window from Glaciihabitans sp. INWT7 includes:
- a CDS encoding DUF58 domain-containing protein, protein MPGRNNSPTRGTRSPSASRAAARALKKIGASRGPVVARRIARLTRRGWVLLVCGALAIPASYWAGRRELLYLGCFLALLPLLALAFVRFRRMRLSVRRSFSPAVVSAGHPTMADLRVGNRSASATTEANWRDSWPWSPYATEPARLPALLPSGPRFAGRGSSVLFRYEVTPPSRGVFELGPMLVDFADPFGLADGALVAGASETLTVTPALVPLADGVVSISADEGPTRMLQRRALGGEDDLMTREYRRGDALRRVHWRASAHSGQLMVRQEEQRSHAEARILLDTRLVHYRDTERVEDSDLPRSEAFEWAVTFVASLGVHLARTGFLVQVIETAPAQLASPEHPDEFLESLASVSLSDEPPEELSLLRGVQRPDRSQGSVFAIVSDVDAATVERLAAQRHAFDLAVAFLVAPRQLALERSLTEAGWLCVTVQPDDSIESAWLALGAHQDAPARSDRDPNSSILFEREARDERP, encoded by the coding sequence ATGCCGGGTCGCAACAACAGTCCGACGCGCGGGACGAGGTCGCCCTCCGCGTCGAGAGCCGCCGCACGGGCCCTCAAGAAGATCGGCGCCTCCCGCGGGCCGGTGGTGGCCCGACGCATCGCCCGCCTCACCCGCCGCGGCTGGGTGCTGCTGGTGTGTGGCGCGCTCGCCATCCCCGCGTCCTACTGGGCGGGTCGGCGCGAGCTCCTGTACCTCGGCTGCTTCCTTGCGCTGCTTCCCCTTCTCGCGCTCGCCTTCGTGCGCTTCCGCCGCATGCGGCTCTCGGTGCGCCGTTCCTTCTCTCCCGCGGTGGTGAGCGCCGGGCACCCGACGATGGCTGATCTCAGGGTCGGCAATCGGTCCGCCTCCGCCACGACCGAGGCGAATTGGCGCGACTCCTGGCCGTGGTCGCCCTACGCGACCGAGCCGGCGCGACTGCCGGCACTTCTGCCGAGCGGGCCCCGGTTCGCCGGGCGCGGATCGAGCGTGCTATTCCGGTACGAGGTGACGCCGCCCAGCCGAGGGGTGTTCGAGCTCGGCCCCATGCTCGTCGACTTCGCGGATCCCTTCGGCCTGGCCGACGGCGCCCTCGTGGCTGGGGCCTCTGAGACCCTCACGGTGACTCCGGCTCTCGTGCCGCTCGCGGACGGGGTCGTCTCCATCTCGGCCGACGAGGGCCCGACCCGGATGCTGCAGAGGCGGGCGCTCGGCGGCGAGGACGACCTCATGACCCGCGAATACCGTCGCGGCGATGCCCTGCGGCGCGTTCACTGGCGTGCCTCTGCGCACTCCGGGCAGCTCATGGTGCGCCAGGAGGAACAGCGCAGTCATGCCGAGGCGCGCATCCTGCTCGACACCAGGCTCGTGCACTATCGCGACACCGAGCGCGTGGAGGACAGCGACCTGCCGCGGAGCGAGGCCTTCGAGTGGGCGGTGACCTTCGTGGCTTCGCTCGGGGTGCATCTGGCACGCACCGGGTTTCTCGTGCAGGTGATCGAGACCGCGCCGGCCCAACTGGCCTCCCCGGAGCATCCGGACGAATTCCTGGAGAGTCTCGCGTCGGTCTCGCTGAGCGACGAACCCCCGGAGGAGCTCTCTCTGCTCCGTGGGGTGCAACGGCCGGATCGATCACAGGGCTCGGTATTCGCGATCGTCTCCGATGTCGACGCCGCGACTGTCGAGCGGCTCGCGGCTCAGCGCCATGCTTTCGACCTCGCCGTCGCCTTCCTCGTCGCGCCCCGGCAGCTCGCCCTCGAGCGCTCCCTCACCGAGGCCGGGTGGCTGTGCGTGACCGTGCAGCCCGACGACTCGATCGAGAGTGCGTGGTTGGCTCTCGGCGCGCACCAGGACGCTCCCGCCCGCTCCGATCGCGACCCGAACAGCTCGATTCTCTTCGAACGGGAG
- a CDS encoding AAA family ATPase: MTTNDLSSNSTDSAMRLDDFYRNSTEIIRSIETVIDGKRDAVQTALTVLLAEGHLLIEDVPGVGKTMLARALAKSVDCTVNRIQFTPDLLPSDITGVSIYNQVEREFEFKPGPIFANIVIGDEINRASPKTQSALLESMEEGQVTVDGSTSILASPFTVIATQNPVEMEGTYPLPEAQRDRFMARISMGYPDEAAELKMLRTRESASPLGDLQPVVSTVQLIAMIATVRNVFVSTAVEQYAVSIAQATRNDRDLRLGASPRATLQLVRAAKARAALDGREFVLPDDVDALAVAVMGHRLIPTNRVSGNGNPFATGAVADIISRIVAATPVPLGAVGPA; encoded by the coding sequence CCGACAGCGCGATGCGACTGGACGACTTCTATCGCAACTCCACCGAGATCATCCGCAGCATCGAGACGGTGATCGATGGCAAGAGGGATGCCGTGCAGACGGCCCTCACCGTCTTGCTCGCCGAGGGGCATCTGCTCATCGAGGATGTGCCGGGAGTCGGTAAGACGATGCTGGCGCGGGCGCTGGCGAAATCCGTCGACTGCACGGTCAATCGCATCCAGTTCACCCCCGACCTGCTGCCCTCGGACATCACCGGGGTATCGATCTACAACCAGGTGGAGCGGGAGTTCGAGTTCAAACCCGGGCCGATCTTCGCGAACATCGTCATCGGAGACGAGATCAACCGCGCGAGTCCCAAGACCCAGAGCGCGCTGCTCGAGAGCATGGAGGAGGGCCAGGTGACGGTGGACGGATCCACCAGCATCCTCGCCTCGCCGTTCACCGTCATCGCCACCCAGAACCCCGTGGAGATGGAAGGCACCTACCCGCTTCCCGAGGCACAGCGCGACCGCTTCATGGCGCGCATCTCCATGGGCTATCCCGACGAGGCGGCCGAGCTCAAGATGCTGCGAACCCGCGAGTCCGCCAGCCCGCTCGGCGACCTGCAGCCGGTGGTCTCCACCGTGCAGTTGATCGCGATGATCGCGACGGTGCGCAACGTCTTCGTCTCCACGGCCGTCGAGCAGTACGCGGTGAGCATCGCCCAGGCCACCAGGAATGACCGCGACCTCCGTCTCGGCGCGAGCCCTCGGGCGACGCTCCAACTGGTGCGGGCGGCAAAAGCGCGCGCCGCCCTCGATGGACGGGAATTCGTGCTTCCGGATGACGTCGATGCCCTCGCCGTCGCGGTGATGGGTCATCGGCTCATTCCGACCAACCGCGTCTCCGGCAATGGAAACCCCTTTGCCACGGGAGCCGTCGCGGACATCATCTCGCGCATCGTCGCCGCCACCCCGGTGCCCCTTGGTGCCGTTGGTCCGGCCTGA